In Paenibacillus sp. FSL R7-0345, a single window of DNA contains:
- a CDS encoding glycosyltransferase: MKAKKRRTRPRDYRDGYQEGYRLGLCEAVKRLNSPEVEACRPFKLMYVPQGFEAIDTGITEALRLLVSELVLASPETMLEVAAREQPGAVLVMNGLHVFPENHLEQMDEIRKMGIATAIWFADDPYFTEDTSVICLHYDHVFTHELGCVEFYRSLGAESVHYLPLCVNPQMFYPRRTGPQHQFDIVFIGNAFRNRTALFDELAPYLKGKKVLIAGGFWERLSQFEELSPFIRSGFIPPEETANYYSGAKLVINIHRPWEGGLDNRNTFQLPSRSINPRTYEISACGTMQLTDIREDLDSYYRPGHDLETFASAEELKHKIDYYLKHEHERRKFALRGLQTTLRHHTFTARLPQLLNVLTSQM; the protein is encoded by the coding sequence GTGAAAGCAAAAAAGAGAAGAACGCGTCCGCGGGATTACCGGGACGGCTATCAGGAGGGATACCGTCTCGGCTTATGTGAAGCTGTGAAACGCCTGAATTCTCCGGAGGTGGAGGCATGCCGGCCTTTTAAGCTGATGTATGTCCCCCAGGGGTTTGAAGCGATAGATACAGGGATCACAGAAGCGCTCCGGCTGCTGGTCAGTGAACTGGTTCTCGCAAGTCCTGAGACGATGCTGGAGGTTGCAGCGCGTGAGCAGCCAGGGGCTGTGCTGGTCATGAACGGACTGCATGTATTTCCCGAGAATCATCTGGAACAAATGGATGAGATCAGAAAAATGGGCATCGCTACAGCAATCTGGTTTGCGGATGACCCCTATTTTACCGAGGATACTTCCGTTATTTGTCTGCATTATGACCATGTGTTTACCCATGAGCTGGGGTGTGTTGAATTCTACCGCTCACTGGGGGCGGAATCGGTCCATTACCTTCCCCTCTGCGTCAATCCGCAGATGTTCTACCCGCGCCGGACCGGGCCGCAGCATCAGTTCGACATTGTGTTCATCGGCAACGCGTTCCGCAACCGCACAGCACTCTTTGATGAGCTGGCACCCTATCTGAAGGGGAAAAAAGTGCTGATTGCCGGGGGCTTTTGGGAGCGGCTGAGCCAGTTTGAGGAGCTGTCGCCGTTTATCCGGAGCGGGTTTATTCCTCCAGAGGAAACAGCCAATTACTACAGCGGGGCGAAGCTGGTCATCAACATTCACCGGCCGTGGGAAGGCGGTCTGGATAACCGCAATACCTTTCAGCTGCCATCCCGGTCCATTAATCCCCGTACCTATGAGATCAGCGCCTGCGGAACGATGCAGCTGACGGATATCCGCGAGGATCTGGACAGCTACTACCGTCCGGGCCACGATCTGGAGACCTTTGCCTCGGCGGAAGAGCTGAAGCACAAAATCGATTACTACCTGAAGCATGAGCACGAGCGGCGGAAATTCGCGCTGCGGGGATTGCAGACGACCTTGCGCCATCACACCTTTACGGCAAGGCTGCCTCAGCTGTTAAATGTTCTCACTTCACAAATGTGA
- a CDS encoding aspartyl-phosphate phosphatase Spo0E family protein: MGNDEHRDRIEQARQELNRLALLYGVQDIRVLRQSVKLDALLNEYTECLTDKDDMPY; encoded by the coding sequence ATGGGTAATGACGAACACAGGGACCGAATCGAGCAGGCAAGACAGGAGCTGAACCGGCTGGCTCTTTTATACGGAGTGCAGGATATCAGAGTCCTGCGCCAGTCCGTTAAGCTGGATGCGCTGCTGAATGAGTATACGGAATGTCTTACCGACAAGGATGACATGCCCTATTAG